A single window of Novipirellula galeiformis DNA harbors:
- a CDS encoding c-type heme family protein, protein MRITRLIGLLMICAAAYAAVAPGGRSDDVAQSKPSERPADNESPATETQHIETKELSVELARDRATVMQDVYKSTLAMLHDRYFHRDKSLLPARAMQDIFSDIEDQSGVEARWISASLKPMSVDHAPKSEFEKRAAKEIATGSTHVELVEDGYYRRALAIPLTGGCLSCHEGIFQNSGRKRFAGLVVSIPLRSEP, encoded by the coding sequence ATGAGGATCACTCGATTGATTGGGTTGCTGATGATTTGCGCCGCCGCGTATGCAGCTGTTGCTCCTGGAGGACGCAGCGACGACGTCGCGCAAAGCAAACCCTCGGAACGTCCCGCGGACAACGAGTCGCCTGCAACCGAAACGCAGCATATTGAGACGAAGGAACTGTCCGTCGAGCTGGCACGCGATCGTGCGACGGTGATGCAGGATGTTTACAAGTCAACGCTGGCGATGTTACATGACCGATACTTTCATCGTGACAAGTCCCTGCTTCCAGCGCGGGCGATGCAGGACATCTTTTCCGATATCGAAGATCAGTCGGGTGTTGAAGCACGTTGGATATCGGCGAGCCTCAAGCCCATGAGCGTCGACCACGCCCCCAAGAGTGAATTTGAAAAGCGAGCGGCGAAGGAGATCGCCACAGGTTCCACACACGTCGAATTGGTGGAAGACGGATATTATCGCCGCGCTCTGGCGATTCCATTAACGGGCGGTTGTTTGAGTTGCCATGAAGGCATCTTTCAAAACAGTGGCCGCAAGAGATTTGCTGGCCTGGTCGTCAGCATTCCATTGCGTTCTGAGCCGTAA